One genomic window of Micromonospora sp. WMMD1128 includes the following:
- a CDS encoding ROK family transcriptional regulator, with amino-acid sequence MPIDVGAPMRHASMRERNLAVLLGVIAEHQPATRAQLASLTGFTKTTVSNLIAVLADAGLVHNGGVLHGGDRGRPGTGVLVDGASAAGLGLEVTVDYLASCVLDLSRRVRHRDLVTTDNRNRRPEEIAAALAVLAEKAVVSAQEQGLTVAGAVVAVPGLVDRSGMLRAPSFRWRDVPAAALVDRGLRELRLPTKVENEANLAALGEMWLGAGRPLSDFLHVSGEIGIGAGIILNGRIFRGFHGFAGELGHIQVDPDGPRCACGARGCLELVAGREAMLCAVGLRPLAAWSGPDDRMSALIELLDAGDRDAIAAVRRAGDALGRALTCVVKGLDPGAIVLGGIFSRLAPWILAPTEAALRAGALYEQTPTVVISPLGGDAVMLGAAGQIIEDIYADPAVLLR; translated from the coding sequence ATGCCGATCGACGTCGGTGCACCCATGCGCCACGCCAGCATGCGCGAACGGAATCTGGCCGTGCTGCTCGGCGTGATCGCGGAACATCAGCCGGCCACCCGGGCGCAGCTCGCGTCGCTCACCGGCTTCACCAAGACCACCGTGTCCAACCTGATCGCGGTGCTCGCCGACGCCGGCCTGGTGCACAACGGGGGCGTGCTCCACGGCGGCGACCGCGGGCGCCCGGGAACCGGCGTCCTGGTCGACGGCGCGAGCGCTGCCGGGCTCGGCCTCGAGGTGACCGTCGACTACCTGGCGTCGTGTGTCCTCGACCTGAGCCGCCGGGTGCGCCACCGGGACCTGGTGACGACCGACAACCGGAATCGCCGGCCCGAGGAGATCGCCGCGGCCCTGGCCGTGCTCGCCGAAAAGGCGGTCGTCTCCGCCCAGGAGCAGGGCCTCACCGTGGCCGGGGCGGTCGTGGCGGTGCCCGGTCTGGTCGACCGTTCCGGGATGTTGCGTGCGCCGAGCTTCCGCTGGCGGGACGTGCCGGCCGCGGCACTCGTCGACCGCGGCCTCCGCGAGCTGCGTCTGCCGACCAAGGTGGAGAACGAGGCGAACCTCGCCGCGCTCGGCGAGATGTGGCTCGGCGCGGGACGCCCGCTCAGCGACTTCCTGCACGTGTCCGGGGAGATCGGCATCGGCGCCGGCATCATCCTGAACGGCCGGATCTTCCGGGGCTTCCACGGGTTCGCCGGCGAGCTGGGCCACATCCAGGTCGATCCGGACGGGCCGCGGTGCGCCTGCGGCGCGCGCGGGTGCCTGGAACTCGTCGCCGGCCGGGAGGCCATGCTCTGCGCGGTGGGGCTCAGGCCGTTGGCCGCCTGGTCCGGCCCGGACGACCGGATGTCCGCCCTGATCGAACTGCTCGACGCCGGGGACCGCGACGCCATCGCGGCGGTGCGGCGGGCCGGTGACGCTCTCGGACGCGCGCTCACCTGCGTCGTCAAGGGGCTGGACCCGGGCGCGATCGTGCTGGGCGGCATCTTCTCCCGGCTCGCGCCGTGGATCCTGGCACCCACCGAGGCGGCACTGCGGGCCGGCGCGCTGTACGAGCAGACACCCACGGTCGTCATCTCACCCCTGGGCGGGGACGCGGTGATGCTCGGCGCGGCCGGGCAGATCATCGAGGACATCTACGCCGATCCGGCGGTCCTGCTCCGCTGA
- a CDS encoding FAD/NAD(P)-binding domain-containing protein, with translation MARIAVLGAGPVGVGLVERLLANADLAPDRPIEIMLIDPHPAGPGRIWRGGQSPLMRMNSLAKDVTLFPGEAVRCAGPPRPGPSLAEWATATAAGRLPPVDPELADDVREISPVSFPTRRVQGAYLSWFLGEVIRQAPPGVRVTVRRGRAVALTGAPDGTERVHLADGSRIDADAVVLALGHLEARPQGEQSEAAGFAERHGLVYLPPGFVAEADLSVLPAGADVLVRGMGLAFFDLMALVTEGRGGRYVRERGGRLRYLSSGREPRLLAGSRRGLPYRCKPSHRLVHGPVRELRYFPPALERSLAGDGMLDFRRDLWPLIRKDLSFAYHRELFAAAPRHTAMPWPDFERLHDAAGMDELDALAEKAVPDPAHRWNMDDLRAPLRHVEPGNADDFRARYVTLLEQELRRAHDPARSADSAVYGAQLLFFERLARLRHRLSPRDQVGELDGAWFTLFNLVASGPPAFRTEELLALCRAGVVQPLGSGMRVRLDESTGRYRAGSANLDGECPAAVLIDARLPEPTLDGTADELLRSLHAAGAASEEFLTDPATGHRTPTGRIAVDDRGRMVTADGTAHPARYALGWNTSLRGTRAFAIPGTDAATFRHGDLVARAVLTGLS, from the coding sequence ATGGCTCGCATCGCAGTGCTCGGTGCCGGTCCGGTCGGTGTCGGCCTGGTGGAGCGGCTGCTGGCCAACGCCGACCTCGCACCGGACCGCCCGATCGAGATCATGCTGATCGATCCCCACCCGGCCGGTCCGGGACGGATCTGGCGGGGCGGGCAGTCGCCGCTGATGCGGATGAACTCGCTCGCCAAGGACGTCACCCTCTTCCCCGGCGAGGCCGTCCGCTGTGCCGGCCCGCCGCGTCCGGGGCCGTCGCTTGCCGAGTGGGCGACGGCCACGGCCGCCGGGCGTCTCCCGCCCGTCGATCCCGAGCTGGCGGACGACGTACGCGAGATCTCCCCGGTGTCGTTCCCGACCCGGCGGGTCCAGGGGGCCTACCTGTCCTGGTTTCTCGGTGAGGTGATCCGTCAGGCGCCGCCCGGCGTGCGGGTGACCGTGCGTCGGGGGCGTGCCGTGGCACTCACCGGGGCACCGGACGGTACGGAGCGGGTGCACCTGGCGGACGGTTCCCGGATCGACGCCGACGCGGTGGTCCTCGCGCTCGGTCACCTCGAGGCCCGGCCGCAGGGCGAGCAGTCGGAGGCGGCCGGTTTCGCGGAGCGGCACGGTCTGGTGTACCTGCCGCCCGGCTTCGTCGCCGAGGCCGACCTGTCGGTGCTGCCGGCCGGCGCCGACGTCCTGGTCCGGGGCATGGGACTGGCGTTCTTCGACCTGATGGCACTGGTCACCGAGGGACGCGGCGGCCGGTACGTCCGCGAGCGCGGCGGCCGGCTGCGCTACCTGTCGTCCGGGCGCGAGCCACGGCTGCTGGCCGGTTCCCGCCGCGGCCTGCCGTACCGGTGCAAACCGAGCCACCGGCTGGTCCATGGACCGGTGCGGGAGTTGCGCTACTTCCCGCCGGCTCTGGAGCGGTCGCTCGCCGGGGACGGGATGCTCGACTTCCGTCGTGACCTCTGGCCGCTCATCCGGAAGGATCTGAGCTTCGCGTACCACCGTGAGCTGTTCGCCGCCGCCCCGCGGCACACCGCCATGCCGTGGCCGGACTTCGAGCGGCTGCACGACGCCGCCGGGATGGACGAGCTGGACGCGCTCGCCGAGAAGGCGGTCCCGGACCCGGCCCACAGGTGGAACATGGACGATCTGCGTGCGCCGTTGCGCCACGTCGAGCCGGGGAACGCCGACGACTTCCGCGCGCGGTACGTCACGCTGCTGGAGCAGGAGCTGCGGCGCGCCCACGACCCGGCCCGGTCCGCCGACTCGGCCGTCTACGGCGCCCAACTGCTGTTCTTCGAGCGCCTCGCGCGCCTGCGGCACCGCCTGTCCCCGCGGGACCAGGTCGGGGAACTCGACGGGGCCTGGTTCACCCTGTTCAACCTCGTGGCGAGCGGTCCACCGGCGTTCCGGACGGAGGAGCTGCTCGCGCTGTGCCGTGCGGGGGTGGTGCAGCCGCTCGGCTCGGGGATGCGGGTACGTCTCGACGAGTCGACCGGCCGCTACCGGGCCGGCAGCGCGAACCTCGACGGGGAGTGCCCGGCCGCGGTGCTGATCGACGCCCGGCTGCCCGAGCCGACGCTCGACGGTACGGCCGACGAGCTGTTGCGGTCGCTGCACGCCGCCGGAGCGGCGTCGGAGGAGTTCCTGACCGACCCGGCGACCGGCCACCGCACGCCGACCGGGCGGATCGCCGTCGACGACCGGGGGCGCATGGTGACCGCCGACGGCACGGCGCATCCGGCGCGGTACGCGCTGGGCTGGAACACCTCGCTGCGTGGGACGCGCGCGTTCGCCATCCCGGGCACCGACGCGGCCACGTTCCGGCACGGGGATCTGGTGGCGCGCGCCGTCCTCACCGGACTGTCCTGA
- a CDS encoding glycosyltransferase, with translation MDDTGNRQEEIALSVVIPSYFNTQCLELVLQSLAHQTMPADKFEVIVVYNGCEPPARLAELRASTPYLLRELTSPKGWSRARNTGILAATAERLLLLDNDSLCPPDLLERHWHLAEKDPRSVVMGGRGELGVQGWAALHAVMSGKGVLDTFPVEHDVRARSAPSEPWMYGFTNNYGLSRSDALAVGMFDVDYDARWGGEDLDISYKLYRHFDRDRSRFHYEPTLRVWHVPHYRNLRKSIGDHFASLALLRDKFRHYEVELIAGLPEVLAGSLADIAERVTDYRRVMAVCADAGLCSVGPWRAAVDPLRGRDPQRPDLVIGYDTDQLDRRRLVTFDYGRDADADNLHLLGVDVPFAEGTFRSAFSFDFWRLLRMPDLLAFVTTALIVADELYLGASEDLIARGPALGLDPLVDLRYFAELVEPVYRVTSQQVAGAGTLLRVVPAN, from the coding sequence TTGGACGACACCGGAAATCGTCAGGAGGAGATCGCGCTCAGCGTGGTCATCCCGAGCTACTTCAACACGCAGTGTCTGGAGCTGGTGCTGCAGTCGCTGGCCCACCAGACGATGCCGGCGGACAAGTTCGAGGTCATCGTCGTCTACAACGGCTGCGAGCCGCCGGCCAGGCTGGCCGAGCTGCGCGCGAGCACGCCCTACCTGCTACGGGAGCTGACCTCGCCGAAGGGCTGGTCGCGGGCGCGTAACACAGGCATTCTGGCCGCCACCGCCGAGCGGCTGCTGCTGCTCGACAACGACTCGCTCTGCCCGCCCGACCTGCTCGAACGGCACTGGCACCTGGCCGAGAAGGACCCGCGCAGCGTGGTGATGGGCGGCCGCGGCGAGCTCGGCGTCCAGGGCTGGGCCGCGCTGCACGCCGTGATGAGCGGCAAGGGCGTCCTCGACACGTTCCCGGTGGAGCACGACGTGCGCGCCCGCTCGGCGCCCTCCGAGCCGTGGATGTACGGCTTCACCAACAACTACGGCCTGAGCCGGTCGGACGCGCTCGCGGTCGGCATGTTCGACGTGGACTACGACGCCCGGTGGGGCGGCGAGGACCTGGACATCTCCTACAAGCTGTACCGGCACTTCGACCGGGACCGCTCACGGTTCCACTACGAGCCCACGCTTCGTGTCTGGCACGTGCCGCACTACCGGAACCTCCGCAAGTCCATCGGCGACCACTTCGCCAGCCTGGCGCTGCTGCGCGACAAGTTCCGGCACTACGAGGTCGAACTCATCGCCGGGCTGCCCGAGGTCCTGGCCGGCTCGCTCGCTGACATCGCCGAACGGGTCACCGACTACCGCCGGGTGATGGCGGTGTGCGCCGACGCGGGTCTGTGCTCGGTCGGGCCCTGGCGTGCCGCCGTCGACCCGCTGCGCGGGCGGGACCCGCAACGCCCCGACCTGGTCATCGGTTACGACACCGACCAGCTCGACCGGCGGCGGCTCGTCACGTTCGACTACGGACGCGACGCGGACGCGGACAACCTGCACCTGCTCGGGGTCGATGTGCCGTTCGCCGAGGGCACGTTCCGCTCGGCGTTCTCCTTCGACTTCTGGCGCCTGCTGCGGATGCCGGATCTCCTGGCCTTCGTCACCACCGCACTGATCGTCGCCGACGAGCTGTACCTGGGCGCGTCCGAGGACCTGATCGCCCGCGGGCCGGCGCTGGGCCTCGACCCGCTCGTGGACCTGCGGTATTTCGCCGAGCTCGTGGAGCCGGTCTACCGGGTCACGAGCCAGCAGGTCGCCGGCGCCGGAACCCTGCTGCGGGTCGTACCCGCCAATTGA
- a CDS encoding serine hydroxymethyltransferase → MHDVELDRLLSRENRHYLDSIDLIAASNAPIAAARDNHGWGVAQFRSAEGHVGNKPYAGTSIFDEVERLAVERARAVFGGEHANVQPVSGSLANLAAYRALMKPGDTMMAMAVTAGGHLSHGHPKHIVSELYRVVPYTVDPATGLLPYDEIRRIAERERPRVIVAGYSAYPRVVDFARLSAIARGVGATLIADISHIAGLVAAGLHDNPTAYPDTVVTTSVEKTLRGTRGGIVLCPASLRARIDSAIFPGLQSSVGMAGLVSLAATLRDAADPAFRAYQERVVSNARRMAGLLLDGGLDLLTGGTDTHLLVVDLTRTALTGRDAEGRLQDLGILSNRNMLPGDPRPPFVASGLRLGTPTITSRGYDDEDVTELSDIVLAALRAEDWDASKVTLLRKRVEVLRARARPDDALRDLVASAADDER, encoded by the coding sequence ATGCATGATGTGGAACTCGACCGGCTGCTGAGCCGCGAGAACCGGCACTATCTGGACAGCATCGACCTGATCGCCGCCTCGAACGCGCCGATCGCCGCGGCCCGGGACAACCACGGGTGGGGCGTGGCCCAGTTCCGGTCCGCCGAGGGGCACGTCGGAAACAAGCCCTACGCCGGCACCTCGATCTTCGACGAGGTGGAGCGACTGGCGGTGGAACGGGCCCGCGCCGTGTTCGGCGGCGAGCACGCCAACGTGCAGCCCGTCTCCGGCTCGCTGGCGAACCTGGCCGCCTACCGGGCGCTGATGAAGCCGGGCGACACCATGATGGCGATGGCGGTGACCGCCGGCGGGCACCTCTCGCACGGCCATCCCAAGCACATCGTCTCCGAGCTGTACCGCGTCGTGCCGTACACCGTCGATCCCGCGACCGGCCTGCTGCCGTACGACGAGATCCGGCGGATCGCGGAACGGGAGCGCCCCCGGGTCATCGTCGCCGGCTACTCCGCGTACCCACGGGTGGTGGACTTCGCGCGGCTCAGCGCGATCGCGCGGGGGGTGGGCGCGACCCTGATCGCGGACATCTCACACATCGCCGGCCTGGTCGCGGCCGGGCTGCACGACAACCCGACCGCCTACCCGGACACCGTGGTGACGACCTCGGTGGAGAAGACGCTGCGCGGTACCCGCGGCGGGATCGTGCTGTGTCCCGCGTCGCTGCGGGCGCGGATCGACTCGGCGATCTTCCCCGGTCTCCAGTCCTCGGTCGGGATGGCCGGGCTGGTCTCCCTCGCGGCCACCCTGCGGGACGCGGCCGACCCCGCCTTCCGGGCCTATCAGGAGCGGGTGGTGAGCAACGCGCGGCGGATGGCCGGGCTGCTGCTCGACGGCGGGCTCGACCTGTTGACCGGCGGCACCGACACCCATCTGCTGGTCGTCGACCTCACCCGCACCGCGCTGACCGGGCGGGACGCCGAAGGCCGGCTCCAGGACCTGGGCATCCTGTCGAACCGCAACATGCTGCCCGGCGACCCGAGGCCGCCGTTCGTCGCCAGCGGCCTGCGGCTCGGCACGCCGACGATCACGTCACGCGGGTACGACGACGAGGACGTCACCGAACTCTCCGACATCGTGCTGGCGGCGCTGCGCGCGGAGGACTGGGACGCCTCGAAGGTGACCCTGCTGCGGAAGCGGGTGGAAGTCCTGCGCGCCCGGGCGCGCCCGGACGACGCGCTGCGTGACCTGGTCGCCTCGGCCGCCGACGATGAGCGCTGA
- a CDS encoding glycosyltransferase, translating to MSAEAKPAPAAASGGTLRRPGPVVGFHTFRSYAGHPGKDGANFAYTEVARLLSGSAEVRPKPHDVVELFRSDEAARAALAGCDVVVATVGPHAYLYFHLRERLGLDFRVVRDARTALWNGYLQQEALSAPYLRPDDVLYHSSRYSLALYTMLFPGLARSRQAVCYPLLRWFPAELAGSWTGSGGDGTQIGFVGRLTDDKNYSQVISLQRELNRRAPGAFRTVAIGEGGQSATAGGSAVPGYSCRPPVDRARLWQDYREMDVLFFPSTSSLETFGRVLVEASYVGTPVLAATHAAASELLPSESLLPTTLRADVDFTTHLAARLGDVDVAHAADLLVAGAVPPAGRGHAGYADHDRLLLDLVRGDAPDPSTADPAPTAAQRAFLDRLRMRGLTVPADPAAADRMIRRLRRSFTALHRSRTPQHLGTLAMLLARSGYRRKTASFVRKSLFHGEDFTNIGGVDLQLSHLIGFEPRFTITAHDEEGGSPC from the coding sequence ATGAGCGCTGAGGCGAAGCCCGCGCCGGCCGCGGCGAGCGGTGGGACGCTCCGGCGGCCCGGTCCGGTCGTGGGCTTCCACACGTTCCGCAGCTACGCCGGTCACCCGGGCAAGGACGGTGCGAACTTCGCCTACACCGAGGTCGCGCGGCTTCTCTCCGGCAGCGCCGAGGTCCGGCCCAAACCGCACGACGTGGTGGAACTGTTCCGCAGCGACGAGGCGGCGCGCGCGGCGCTGGCCGGCTGCGACGTCGTGGTGGCGACCGTGGGCCCACACGCCTACCTTTACTTCCACCTGCGCGAACGGCTCGGGCTCGACTTCCGCGTCGTCCGCGACGCGCGCACCGCGCTGTGGAACGGCTACCTGCAACAGGAGGCGCTCTCGGCGCCCTACCTCCGCCCCGACGACGTGCTCTACCACTCGTCGCGATACTCGCTCGCGCTCTACACGATGCTGTTCCCCGGGCTCGCGCGCTCCCGGCAGGCCGTCTGCTACCCGCTGTTGCGCTGGTTCCCGGCGGAACTCGCCGGATCGTGGACCGGCTCGGGCGGTGACGGCACCCAGATCGGTTTCGTCGGCCGGCTCACCGACGACAAGAACTACTCGCAGGTGATCAGCCTGCAACGGGAGCTGAACCGGCGCGCTCCCGGCGCGTTCCGGACGGTGGCGATCGGCGAGGGCGGGCAGAGCGCGACGGCCGGCGGGTCCGCGGTCCCGGGCTACTCGTGCCGGCCACCCGTGGACCGGGCCCGCCTGTGGCAGGACTACCGCGAGATGGACGTGTTGTTCTTCCCCAGCACGTCGTCGCTGGAGACGTTCGGACGGGTGCTGGTCGAGGCGTCGTACGTCGGCACACCGGTGCTGGCCGCCACGCACGCGGCGGCGTCCGAGCTGCTGCCGAGCGAGTCGTTGCTGCCCACCACGCTGCGCGCGGACGTCGACTTCACCACCCACCTGGCCGCGCGACTCGGTGACGTCGACGTCGCGCACGCGGCCGACCTGCTCGTCGCCGGAGCCGTCCCACCCGCCGGACGGGGACACGCCGGCTACGCGGACCACGACCGGCTCCTGCTCGACCTGGTACGCGGGGACGCCCCGGACCCGTCCACCGCCGATCCGGCGCCCACCGCGGCCCAGCGGGCGTTCCTCGACCGGCTGCGGATGCGCGGACTGACGGTGCCGGCCGATCCCGCGGCGGCGGACCGGATGATCCGCCGGCTGCGCCGGTCGTTCACCGCCCTGCACCGCAGTCGCACCCCGCAGCACCTGGGCACCCTCGCCATGCTGCTGGCGCGCTCCGGCTACCGCCGCAAGACCGCCTCCTTCGTCCGCAAGAGCCTGTTCCACGGCGAGGACTTCACCAACATCGGCGGTGTCGACCTGCAGTTGAGCCACCTCATCGGCTTCGAGCCACGCTTCACCATCACCGCCCACGACGAGGAAGGCGGAAGCCCTTGCTGA
- a CDS encoding GMC family oxidoreductase produces MTGIGADPGPAYDAIVVGSGFAGSWAAKELAEAGFRTLVLEAGPVRRAGDIPDRAAPGVTAGDHDERTRARQPVQRTHFNFGPRGPHLFVDDVEHAYETPPDKPYTWIRGMQVGGRSLLWGGSALRLSTFETAAGDVDGCSLSWPIGYADLAAAYDVVEDLVDLRGTAEELAQLPDGHFRGKPPALTPAEAAFQHAYRRGNTRPIPVRFVSAERGEDGWPEFTMQATALARAERTGRVTLRSDARVTSVTVDPDDGRATGVSYVDAAVPGARHHARARVVFLCGGTIETARLMLNSHSPRHPDGLGNSSGWLGRGLMDHPLVTSSGVLDGHPPMPAHRSAGRQSGLLVPPPQPQTGDIRPFALWVSLQRGDAGPASGGIDAQGEMLPYRHNRVRLGDTRDRWGVPVPVIECGYGPHEDRLYDAMRREVERAASVAGLRLTAVADTLTSPGRNVHDLGTARMGRSPADSVVDPDNRCWDAPNVFVADGSCFPSGGWQNPTLTIMAIAVRAARFAVGLLRDKAY; encoded by the coding sequence ATGACCGGGATCGGCGCCGATCCCGGTCCGGCGTACGACGCGATCGTGGTCGGGTCCGGGTTCGCCGGCTCCTGGGCGGCCAAGGAACTGGCCGAGGCCGGGTTCCGTACCCTCGTCCTCGAGGCCGGGCCGGTCCGCCGCGCCGGGGACATCCCGGACCGCGCCGCCCCCGGGGTCACCGCCGGCGACCACGACGAGCGCACCCGGGCGCGGCAGCCGGTGCAACGCACCCACTTCAACTTCGGTCCGCGCGGGCCCCACCTGTTCGTCGACGATGTGGAGCACGCGTACGAGACGCCGCCGGACAAGCCGTACACCTGGATCCGCGGCATGCAGGTCGGCGGGCGGTCGTTGCTCTGGGGCGGGTCGGCGCTGCGCCTGTCCACGTTCGAGACGGCGGCCGGCGACGTCGACGGTTGCTCGCTGAGCTGGCCGATCGGGTACGCCGACCTGGCCGCCGCGTACGACGTCGTGGAAGATCTGGTCGATCTACGCGGGACCGCCGAGGAGTTGGCACAACTTCCCGACGGGCACTTCCGTGGCAAGCCGCCGGCGCTCACCCCCGCCGAGGCGGCGTTCCAGCACGCCTACCGCCGGGGGAACACCCGCCCGATCCCGGTGCGCTTCGTCTCGGCCGAGCGGGGCGAGGACGGCTGGCCGGAGTTCACCATGCAGGCCACCGCCCTCGCCCGGGCGGAACGGACCGGCCGGGTGACGCTGCGATCGGACGCCCGGGTCACCTCCGTGACCGTCGACCCGGACGACGGCCGGGCGACAGGCGTCAGTTACGTGGACGCCGCCGTCCCGGGCGCCCGGCACCACGCCCGCGCCCGGGTCGTGTTCCTCTGCGGTGGCACCATCGAGACCGCCCGGCTCATGCTCAACTCGCACAGCCCCCGCCATCCCGACGGGCTCGGCAACAGCAGCGGCTGGCTCGGCCGTGGCCTGATGGACCATCCGCTCGTCACCTCGTCCGGCGTCCTCGACGGTCACCCGCCGATGCCGGCCCACCGGTCCGCCGGCCGGCAGAGCGGTCTGCTCGTCCCGCCGCCGCAGCCGCAGACCGGCGACATCCGCCCGTTCGCGCTCTGGGTGTCACTGCAACGCGGCGACGCCGGTCCGGCGTCGGGCGGGATCGACGCGCAGGGGGAGATGCTGCCGTACCGGCACAACCGGGTACGGCTCGGCGACACCCGGGACCGGTGGGGCGTCCCCGTGCCGGTCATCGAATGTGGCTACGGGCCGCACGAGGACCGGCTCTACGACGCCATGCGGCGCGAGGTGGAGCGGGCCGCGTCGGTCGCCGGCCTGCGGCTCACCGCCGTCGCGGACACGCTGACGTCGCCCGGCCGCAACGTCCACGATCTGGGTACCGCGCGGATGGGCCGGTCGCCGGCCGACTCCGTGGTGGATCCGGACAACCGCTGCTGGGACGCGCCGAACGTCTTCGTCGCCGACGGGTCCTGCTTCCCGTCCGGCGGCTGGCAGAACCCGACCCTCACCATCATGGCGATCGCGGTGCGAGCGGCACGGTTCGCGGTGGGGTTGCTACGCGACAAGGCGTACTGA
- a CDS encoding cupin domain-containing protein, whose amino-acid sequence MNPPPHPLSHAEYTKMVDEERYPDDPHVPLDEPFVNAAGSILNVLLERFTSVALIESHPGAVRANHYHKTDWHYTYVLSGSVVYGWRPADGTDGVQVRTFEAGQLFFTPPLVAHVMYFPERTTFMTFARNKRDHESHESDVVRVPPMFDLTWSSFAGRYEYAVAGGSPS is encoded by the coding sequence ATGAACCCACCGCCACACCCGCTGTCGCATGCCGAGTACACGAAGATGGTGGACGAGGAGCGTTACCCCGACGACCCGCACGTTCCCCTGGACGAACCCTTCGTCAACGCCGCGGGGAGCATCCTGAACGTGCTTCTCGAGAGGTTCACGTCGGTGGCACTCATCGAGAGTCACCCCGGCGCCGTCCGCGCCAACCACTATCACAAGACCGACTGGCACTACACCTACGTGCTGTCCGGCAGCGTCGTCTACGGCTGGCGGCCCGCGGACGGCACGGACGGCGTCCAGGTACGGACGTTCGAGGCGGGTCAGCTCTTCTTCACCCCACCCCTGGTGGCGCACGTGATGTACTTCCCGGAGCGGACCACGTTCATGACGTTCGCCCGGAACAAACGCGACCACGAGTCGCACGAGAGCGACGTGGTCCGCGTACCCCCGATGTTCGACCTCACCTGGTCGTCCTTCGCCGGGAGGTACGAGTACGCCGTAGCCGGCGGATCGCCGTCGTGA
- a CDS encoding methyltransferase domain-containing protein, which yields MVLSLPSTPCANGFVDKPQEQERFPLDLQLCPAPECGHLQLAAVVSPSLLFDNYVYASGTSPSFVKHFGDYAERAIDLLGLDEKSFVVDVGSNDGTLLRQFVERGVPGVHGVEPARGIAEIAESRGVPTTVAFLDAALALDLRDRFGPADLVTANNVFAHIGDLAQAASDVRSLLGPRGVFIFEVSYLADVVEGLLFDTIYHEHVAYHAVRPLVRFFDRMGMTLFDVERVPTHGGSIRVHVANDDRAVSPRVAELVRSEEEAALFSARTYEDFGERIRTRGQKLREQIATLKHDGWRFCGYGAPAKLTTLMYSFALDADDVEFIVEDSPLKRGLFTPGTHIPVVGPERLAEVSGQRYCALVFAWNYYDNIVAGHADWSGLWMNPLTLARLDGRAVE from the coding sequence GTGGTCCTGTCACTCCCGTCCACGCCCTGCGCGAACGGTTTCGTGGACAAGCCGCAGGAGCAGGAGCGCTTCCCCCTCGACCTGCAACTCTGCCCCGCGCCGGAATGCGGGCACCTCCAACTCGCCGCGGTGGTCAGCCCGTCCCTCCTGTTCGACAACTACGTCTACGCCTCGGGCACGTCGCCGTCGTTCGTCAAACACTTCGGCGACTACGCCGAGCGGGCGATCGACCTGCTCGGCCTGGACGAGAAGTCGTTCGTCGTCGACGTCGGGTCGAACGACGGAACGCTGTTGCGGCAGTTCGTCGAGCGGGGCGTGCCGGGTGTGCACGGCGTCGAGCCAGCGCGGGGGATCGCCGAGATCGCCGAGTCGCGCGGCGTACCCACGACGGTGGCCTTCCTGGACGCCGCCCTCGCGCTCGACCTGCGCGACCGGTTCGGGCCCGCGGACCTGGTCACCGCGAACAACGTCTTCGCCCACATCGGTGACCTGGCGCAGGCCGCCTCCGACGTGCGCTCCCTGCTCGGCCCGCGCGGGGTGTTCATCTTCGAGGTCTCCTACCTCGCCGACGTCGTCGAGGGCCTGCTGTTCGACACGATCTACCACGAGCACGTCGCCTACCACGCCGTCCGCCCGCTGGTCCGCTTCTTCGACCGGATGGGAATGACGTTGTTCGACGTGGAGCGGGTCCCCACCCACGGCGGCTCGATCCGGGTCCACGTGGCGAACGACGACCGTGCCGTCAGCCCGCGGGTGGCGGAACTCGTGAGATCCGAGGAGGAGGCGGCGCTCTTCTCCGCCCGGACGTACGAGGACTTCGGGGAGCGCATCCGGACCCGGGGGCAGAAGCTGCGGGAGCAGATCGCGACCCTGAAGCACGACGGATGGCGGTTCTGCGGTTACGGGGCGCCGGCGAAACTGACGACCCTGATGTACTCCTTCGCACTCGACGCGGACGACGTCGAGTTCATCGTCGAGGACAGCCCGCTCAAGCGCGGACTCTTCACCCCCGGCACCCACATCCCCGTGGTCGGCCCGGAGCGGCTCGCGGAGGTGTCCGGTCAGCGGTACTGCGCACTCGTCTTCGCCTGGAACTACTACGACAACATCGTCGCCGGCCACGCGGACTGGTCCGGTCTCTGGATGAATCCGCTGACCTTGGCACGGCTGGACGGGAGAGCAGTCGAATGA